ACCCGGCGATCCCGGCCATGGCGGCGGCGACCCTTCTGCGCATTCCGCGCATGATCCATGAACAGAACGGCGTGCTGGGGCGGGTGAATCAGGTCTTTGCCAGCCGCGTCGACCGGATCTGCTGCGGCACCTGGCCGACGACCCTGCCGGGCGGGGCCTCGCTGCCCGAAGGGACCGAGATCTATCACACCGGCAACCCGGTGCGCCGGGCGGTGCATGACCGCGAAGGCGCCCCCTATATCCCGCCCGGTGATTACCCCATGGCGATGCTGGTCATGGGCGGCAGCCAGGGCGCGCGCATCCTGTCGGATGTGGTGCCCGAAGCCATCGCCGCCCTTCCGGAACCGCAACGCTCGCATATCCGGGTGAGCCATCAGGCCCGCCCCGAGGATCTTGAGCGGGTCACGGCCTTTTACGCCGAGGCGGGCATCAACGCCGATGTGCAAAGTTTCTTCGACGATGTGCCCAACCGCCTGTCCGAAGCGCAGCTGGTCATCACCCGCTCCGGGGCTTCGACCGTGGCCGATATATCGGTCATCGGGCGGCCCGCGATCCTTGTGCCCTTTGCTGCTGCTGCTGCGGATCATCAGACTGCCAATGCCCGTGGCCTGACCGAAGCCGGTGCCGCGATCATGATCCCGGAAAGCCAGTTGACGGCGCAAAGCCTGACCGAACAGATCCGGCTGGTGCTGGACAACCCCGTGGGATCGCAACAGATGGCGCGGGCCGCGCTGGCCTGTGGCAAGCCCGATGCGGCAGAGACCCTGGCGGATCTGGTCGAGGACCTGATCGACCCCGCCAACAAGACCGAAAGAGGGACCCAGACATGAATGCTGCGACCAAACTGCCCGGCGACGTCGGCGCGATCCATTTCGTCGGCATCGGCGGTATCGGCATGTCGGGCATTGCCGAAGTGCTGCTGAATCACGGCTATTCGGTGCAGGGATCGGACCTGAAGCGGTCCGAGATCACCGAAAGGCTGGAAGGACTGGGGGCGCTGGTCTTCGAAGGGCAGCGGGCCGAGAACCTTGAGAACGCTCAGGTCGTGGTGATTTCCTCGGCGATCAAGCCCGGCAACCCGGAGCTTGACGAAGCCCGCCGTCAGGGCCTGCCAGTGGTGCGCCGGGCGGAAATGCTGGCCGAGTTGATGCGGCTGAAGTCCAACATCGCCGTCGCCGGCACCCATGGCAAGACCACGACCACCACCATGGTCGCCACACTGCTGGATGCGGGCGGCCTCGATCCGACGGTGATCAACGGTGGGATCATCCATGCCTATGGCTCAAACGCGCGCGTTGGCCTCGGAGAATGGATGGTGGTCGAGGCCGATGAAAGCGACGGCACCTTCAACCGCCTGCCCGCAACCATCGCCATCGTGACCAATATCGACCCCGAGCATATGGATCACTGGGGCGATTTCGACAGCCTGCGCAAGGGCTTCCTCGATTTCGTCTCCAACATCCCTTTCTACGGCATCGCCGTTTGCTGCACCGACCATCCGGAGGTGCAGGCGCTGGTCGGCAAGATCACCGACCGCCGCGTCGTGACCTTCGGCTTCAACGCCCAGGCCGATGTGCGCGCGGTGAACCTGACCTACAAGGCGGGCGTGGCGCATTTCGACATCGCGCTGCAGGCCGAAGGGGCAAGGATCGAAGGCTGCAGCCTGCCGATGCCCGGGGATCACAACGTTTCCAACGCGCTGTCGGGGGTCGCCGTGGCGCGGCATCTCGGCATGAAAGCGGACGAGATCCGCGCCGCATTGGCCGCCTTCGGGGGCGTCAACCGGCGTTTTACCCGCGTAGGCGAGGTCGACGGGGTGGCAGTGATCGACGACTATGGCCACCACCCGGTGGAAATCGCCGCGGTTCTCAAGGCTGCGCGCCAAGCCTGCGATGGTCGGGTGATCGCCGTCCATCAACCGCACCGCTATTCGCGCCTGCATTCGCTGTTTGACGATTTCTGCGCCTGTTTCAACGATGCGGACGTGGTCGCGATCGCCGAGGTCTATGCCGCCGGAGAGGACCCGATCCCCGGTGCCTCCCGCGACGATCTGGTGGCCGGGCTGATCCGCCATGGCCATCGCCATGCGCGCGCCATCACTTCGGAAGACGACCTGGTGGGGCTGGTGCGCGAGCAGGCGCAGCCCGGTGACATGGTGGTCTGCCTCGGGGCGGGGACGATTTCGACCTGGGCGAACAACCTGCCGATTCGTCTGGCCGAACCTGCCTGACCCGATCGGCCGGCAGCGCAGGCCGCTTTGCCGCGCAATGCCTCCGGTGCCTGTTGGTGGCCGGTTTGCGGCTGTCGGGCTGGCAAGGACTTCCCTGACGGAAGGTTCGGCAATGCCGTTCCTGTCCGGCTGCCTGTTTCCGCGTCTTACCTTCTGTCCGAGAATCACCCCCGGGGGCGGTTTTCCGAGGTAAAGACCCAATAATTCCTTGTTCGGGCAGCCACTTGTCAGTACCTTGTGTAATTAGGCAACAGGCAAAATAATATCGGCAGCCAGGGTAAGAACCGACGCAAATGTGGCTTTTTTGCAGAGGTTTCCTAGCCAGTCGGATGGGCAGTGGCAAAACAAAATGTTCATGAGTGAATCTTTTCTACTCCTGATGCTCTGGGGGCTTGGCGCTCTTGCGGCCGGGTATCTGGGTAATCAAGGGGCGCCCCGGCGCGGGCAGAGGCAGCGGCTTGCGGCGCTGACGGGAACCGGCATTCCGGTGCTCGGCTATATCACCGCGCAGCATGGGCCCTGGGTCGGGTTGCTGGTGCTGCTGCTGGGGTTTGCCGTGCTGGCGGCGCTGATGGCGCGGGTGCTGCAACGCGTCGACGGCTCTCCGGGCTGATCGGGCCGC
The Pseudooceanicola algae genome window above contains:
- the murG gene encoding undecaprenyldiphospho-muramoylpentapeptide beta-N-acetylglucosaminyltransferase, which produces MPLLMIAAGGTGGHMFPAQSLAEAMLARGWQVKLATDARGARYAGGFPDAVEVQEMSSATFARGGVLARAVVPLRIGAGALGATLRMMKEKPDVVVGFGGYPAIPAMAAATLLRIPRMIHEQNGVLGRVNQVFASRVDRICCGTWPTTLPGGASLPEGTEIYHTGNPVRRAVHDREGAPYIPPGDYPMAMLVMGGSQGARILSDVVPEAIAALPEPQRSHIRVSHQARPEDLERVTAFYAEAGINADVQSFFDDVPNRLSEAQLVITRSGASTVADISVIGRPAILVPFAAAAADHQTANARGLTEAGAAIMIPESQLTAQSLTEQIRLVLDNPVGSQQMARAALACGKPDAAETLADLVEDLIDPANKTERGTQT
- the murC gene encoding UDP-N-acetylmuramate--L-alanine ligase codes for the protein MNAATKLPGDVGAIHFVGIGGIGMSGIAEVLLNHGYSVQGSDLKRSEITERLEGLGALVFEGQRAENLENAQVVVISSAIKPGNPELDEARRQGLPVVRRAEMLAELMRLKSNIAVAGTHGKTTTTTMVATLLDAGGLDPTVINGGIIHAYGSNARVGLGEWMVVEADESDGTFNRLPATIAIVTNIDPEHMDHWGDFDSLRKGFLDFVSNIPFYGIAVCCTDHPEVQALVGKITDRRVVTFGFNAQADVRAVNLTYKAGVAHFDIALQAEGARIEGCSLPMPGDHNVSNALSGVAVARHLGMKADEIRAALAAFGGVNRRFTRVGEVDGVAVIDDYGHHPVEIAAVLKAARQACDGRVIAVHQPHRYSRLHSLFDDFCACFNDADVVAIAEVYAAGEDPIPGASRDDLVAGLIRHGHRHARAITSEDDLVGLVREQAQPGDMVVCLGAGTISTWANNLPIRLAEPA
- a CDS encoding DUF2484 family protein; amino-acid sequence: MSESFLLLMLWGLGALAAGYLGNQGAPRRGQRQRLAALTGTGIPVLGYITAQHGPWVGLLVLLLGFAVLAALMARVLQRVDGSPG